In uncultured Ilyobacter sp., a genomic segment contains:
- the buk gene encoding butyrate kinase — MKKFKILAINPGSTSTKISVFKDNDEIFTETIRHSSEDIQQFKKIIDQFEFRKNIIEKILNENHLLDEELDAVVGRGGLLRPLSGGTYLIGEAILRDLRAGVSGEHASNLGGIIAHEIGEDFNIPSYIVDPVVVDEFEPVARISGIPEIERKSIFHALNQKAVARSYAKEIKKPYNKLNLIVVHMGGGITIGSHKNGRVIDVTNALDGEGPLSSERSGALPAGDIIKMCFEKKYDQDFIKKRLVGKGGAVAYLGTNSIIEVLDHIEKGDKKAELILNAMIYQISKEIGAFSTVLKGKVDAIILTGGMAYSEKIIDLIKERVDFIAPIKVYPGEHEMSALAQGALRILKKEEAPLTYNPD; from the coding sequence ATGAAAAAGTTTAAAATCCTGGCTATTAATCCAGGTTCTACTTCCACAAAGATATCTGTTTTTAAAGATAATGATGAGATATTCACAGAAACAATAAGACACTCTTCAGAAGATATACAACAATTCAAAAAAATTATAGATCAATTTGAATTTAGAAAAAATATAATAGAAAAAATACTCAATGAAAACCACTTATTAGATGAAGAGCTAGATGCCGTTGTGGGACGGGGTGGACTTCTTAGACCTTTGTCTGGCGGGACCTATCTTATAGGGGAGGCTATCTTAAGAGATCTGCGAGCTGGAGTATCAGGTGAGCATGCCTCAAATTTAGGAGGGATAATTGCCCATGAAATAGGGGAAGATTTCAATATTCCTTCATATATAGTTGACCCTGTTGTGGTAGATGAATTTGAACCTGTTGCTAGGATATCTGGAATCCCTGAAATTGAGAGAAAGTCTATTTTTCATGCATTAAATCAAAAGGCTGTGGCTAGAAGTTATGCCAAGGAGATAAAAAAACCCTACAATAAATTAAACCTTATTGTGGTACATATGGGAGGCGGTATAACTATCGGTTCTCATAAAAATGGCAGAGTCATCGATGTCACAAATGCACTAGACGGTGAAGGTCCACTTTCATCTGAGAGGTCAGGAGCCTTGCCAGCCGGTGATATTATAAAGATGTGTTTTGAAAAAAAATATGACCAGGATTTTATTAAAAAAAGACTGGTTGGGAAAGGAGGGGCAGTTGCCTATCTTGGGACCAATAGTATTATAGAGGTTCTCGATCATATTGAAAAAGGAGATAAAAAAGCTGAACTAATTCTTAACGCCATGATATATCAAATTTCAAAAGAGATAGGAGCTTTTTCTACTGTCCTAAAAGGTAAGGTAGATGCAATAATCCTAACTGGAGGTATGGCATATTCTGAAAAAATCATAGATCTTATAAAAGAACGGGTGGATTTTATTGCCCCTATAAAAGTATATCCTGGAGAGCATGAAATGTCCGCCCTGGCACAGGGTGCACTGCGTATACTAAAAAAAGAGGAAGCTCCATTAACATATAACCCAGATTAA
- the aroF gene encoding 3-deoxy-7-phosphoheptulonate synthase — MIIKMKKDAEWNVIEKIMDTLKKKGLGVHDINGEEYRIIGVIGDTSGLDMGSIEGLPGVETVTRIQEPFKKANRVLKNEDTVIDVKGIKIGGGNFTIMSGPCSVESRDQIIEVAEGVKAAGSQILRGGAFKPRTSPYAFQGLELEGLDLLKEARKITGMPIVTEIMSPSLVDKFVEDVDIIQVGARNMQNFDLLKALGKTQTPVLLKRGMSATIEEWIMSAEYIMSEGNPNVILCERGIRTFEKYTRNTLDLSAVLAVKKLTHLPVIVDPSHATGKRWMVKNLAMAAAAVGADGLMIEVHNDPENALCDGAQSLTPAGFAEVMEDVKKIAELVDKRI; from the coding sequence ATGATAATCAAGATGAAAAAAGACGCTGAGTGGAATGTAATAGAAAAGATAATGGATACTCTCAAGAAAAAAGGACTTGGAGTGCACGATATAAATGGCGAAGAATATAGAATCATAGGAGTTATTGGGGATACTTCTGGGCTGGATATGGGAAGTATAGAGGGGCTTCCAGGAGTGGAAACAGTTACTAGAATACAAGAACCTTTTAAAAAGGCCAACAGAGTTCTAAAAAATGAAGATACTGTAATAGATGTAAAGGGGATAAAAATCGGTGGAGGGAACTTCACAATTATGTCAGGGCCATGTTCTGTAGAATCAAGAGATCAGATAATCGAAGTAGCAGAAGGGGTAAAGGCTGCAGGTTCTCAAATACTAAGAGGAGGGGCCTTCAAACCTAGAACTTCTCCATATGCATTCCAAGGACTAGAATTAGAAGGACTAGATCTTCTGAAAGAAGCCAGAAAAATCACAGGAATGCCTATAGTAACTGAGATAATGTCTCCTTCACTTGTAGATAAATTTGTAGAAGATGTAGATATAATCCAGGTAGGGGCTAGAAACATGCAAAACTTTGATTTGCTTAAGGCACTTGGTAAAACTCAAACTCCTGTACTTCTTAAAAGAGGTATGTCGGCGACTATAGAGGAATGGATCATGTCTGCAGAGTACATCATGTCAGAGGGAAACCCAAATGTAATCCTTTGTGAGAGAGGAATCAGAACATTTGAAAAGTACACAAGAAACACTCTAGACCTAAGTGCAGTATTAGCCGTAAAGAAACTAACTCATCTTCCTGTAATTGTTGACCCTAGTCATGCAACAGGAAAGAGATGGATGGTAAAAAATCTTGCTATGGCAGCAGCAGCTGTCGGGGCAGATGGACTTATGATAGAGGTTCATAACGATCCTGAAAATGCTCTTTGTGACGGAGCACAGTCACTTACACCAGCTGGATTTGCTGAGGTTATGGAAGACGTTAAAAAGATAGCTGAACTTGTAGATAAAAGAATCTAA
- a CDS encoding L-lactate permease has protein sequence MNIIQILVAMMPILLPLIFLVVLRMPAKKGMFLTFAIFLVSALGVWGMGGDIITASILQGVHKSITILWILFGAILLLKVMTHTGGVDIIKRGFSSVTKDMRVQAVIVGAFFVALIEGAAGFGTPAAVAGPFLVALGFNPLAAASIALIGDSSPVSFGAVGTPIIVGLGNIPGANPEFFDLIGRTVTRMDLITATLLPTIIIMMLTKFFGKEKSFKAAFEILPWSILVGASYAGSAILYSTFLGAEFVSILASLTGLVVSCYTAKKGILMPKNSEWKTESMEENEVEVKTSTPEKKKTPGGRVTFNENGTITLSESVSAKDIFSAWMPYMAVVLMLLITRIVLPVKKFVLTHADLSWRNILGEGVTSKWQILYSPGTVLAIASIIALISLKGDSDALKKATKETLNSVKNASVALCFTLAVVQIFSNSANSAVGIGMPNYLANILSSVFQGSWLGIAPFLGELGAFITGSATVSTLTFSPIQYQVANAVGINPTVVLAQQVIGGAAGNMICIHNVVAAAAVVGLTGQEGNIIRKTLPAAMFYAVVVGLLGFVANGVL, from the coding sequence ATGAATATAATTCAGATTTTAGTGGCTATGATGCCTATTTTGTTGCCTTTGATATTTTTGGTAGTTTTGAGAATGCCTGCAAAAAAAGGAATGTTTTTGACTTTTGCTATATTTTTGGTGTCAGCTCTTGGTGTATGGGGAATGGGTGGAGACATAATAACAGCTTCAATACTTCAGGGAGTACATAAGTCTATCACCATACTATGGATACTATTCGGTGCGATTTTACTTTTAAAAGTCATGACCCATACAGGGGGAGTGGACATAATTAAAAGAGGATTTAGCAGTGTCACAAAGGATATGAGAGTTCAGGCGGTTATTGTAGGAGCCTTCTTTGTAGCGCTTATAGAGGGTGCAGCTGGTTTTGGAACTCCTGCTGCAGTTGCAGGGCCTTTTCTTGTGGCATTGGGCTTCAATCCGTTGGCAGCAGCCTCTATAGCACTTATAGGAGACAGTAGTCCTGTATCTTTCGGAGCAGTAGGAACTCCAATTATTGTTGGTCTAGGAAATATCCCAGGAGCCAATCCGGAGTTCTTTGACCTTATTGGAAGAACCGTAACAAGAATGGACCTGATAACTGCTACACTACTTCCTACAATAATTATTATGATGCTAACTAAATTTTTCGGTAAGGAAAAATCTTTTAAAGCAGCCTTTGAAATACTTCCTTGGTCAATTTTAGTCGGTGCATCTTATGCAGGTTCTGCTATACTTTATTCTACTTTTTTAGGGGCGGAATTCGTATCTATACTTGCATCTCTTACAGGGCTTGTAGTGTCTTGCTATACTGCTAAGAAAGGTATATTAATGCCTAAAAATAGCGAGTGGAAGACTGAATCTATGGAAGAGAATGAGGTAGAGGTAAAAACTAGCACTCCTGAGAAAAAGAAAACTCCAGGAGGAAGGGTAACCTTTAATGAAAACGGGACAATAACTTTATCAGAATCAGTTTCTGCAAAGGATATTTTTTCTGCCTGGATGCCTTATATGGCAGTAGTATTGATGCTACTTATAACTAGAATTGTATTACCGGTGAAAAAATTTGTTCTTACACATGCTGATTTGAGCTGGAGAAATATTTTGGGAGAGGGTGTTACCTCTAAATGGCAGATCCTTTACTCTCCTGGGACTGTGTTAGCCATTGCATCAATTATTGCTTTAATATCTTTAAAGGGAGATAGTGATGCCCTTAAAAAAGCAACCAAGGAAACACTTAATTCTGTGAAAAATGCCTCGGTAGCTCTTTGCTTTACCCTTGCTGTAGTTCAGATTTTCAGTAATTCTGCCAATTCTGCAGTCGGAATAGGAATGCCAAATTACCTGGCAAATATTTTATCTTCAGTATTTCAAGGAAGCTGGCTTGGAATAGCTCCTTTCCTAGGTGAATTAGGGGCCTTTATAACCGGTTCAGCAACAGTATCTACTCTGACATTCTCGCCGATACAGTACCAGGTCGCAAATGCAGTTGGGATCAATCCTACTGTTGTACTTGCTCAGCAGGTAATCGGAGGAGCAGCAGGAAACATGATATGTATACATAATGTCGTAGCAGCAGCAGCTGTGGTAGGGTTAACAGGGCAAGAGGGAAATATAATTAGAAAAACACTTCCCGCTGCAATGTTTTATGCAGTGGTAGTAGGTTTACTAGGATTTGTAGCCAACGGAGTACTGTAA
- a CDS encoding FAD-linked oxidase C-terminal domain-containing protein translates to MNYKNVNIEDYENIAEILGTKERVLWEDGISEDYSHDELGGISRKPDILVKAHNSEEVSKVVKYAYEHSIPIVARGSGTGLVGASVPIHGGIMIETTQMNKIVELDEDNLTLTVEPGVLLMEIGKYVEERDFFYPPDPGEKSATIGGNISTNAGGMRAVKYGVTRDYVRGLEVVLPNGDIMEMGGKVVKNSAGYSLKDLVIGSEGTLGIITKAVLKLLPLPKYSISLLIPFENIDNAIDAVPTIIRSKAIPTAVEFMQKEVIYSAEEFLGKTFPDKSSDAYLLLTFDGNSKEQVEKDYEVVADLCLEIGATDVYIVDTEERKESVWSARGAFLEAIKASTDEMDECDVVVPRNCVSEFIKYTKELEKEFDIRIPSFGHAGDGNLHIYICRDGLEQEKWDEKLNAVFKKMYTRSEELGGLVSGEHGIGYAKKSYMFDQYCENNIAIMRGIKQVFDPKNILNPGKVCQ, encoded by the coding sequence ATGAATTATAAAAATGTGAATATCGAAGATTATGAAAATATAGCTGAAATTTTGGGAACCAAAGAAAGAGTACTCTGGGAAGATGGCATAAGTGAAGATTACTCCCATGACGAGTTAGGAGGAATAAGCCGAAAGCCGGATATTCTTGTAAAGGCACATAATTCAGAGGAAGTATCTAAAGTTGTAAAATACGCTTACGAACACTCTATACCTATCGTAGCTAGAGGATCTGGAACAGGACTCGTAGGAGCATCTGTACCAATTCACGGTGGGATAATGATAGAGACTACTCAGATGAACAAAATAGTTGAACTAGACGAGGATAACCTTACCCTGACTGTTGAACCTGGGGTTCTGTTGATGGAAATAGGAAAATACGTAGAAGAGAGAGATTTCTTTTATCCGCCTGATCCAGGTGAGAAAAGTGCCACTATAGGGGGAAATATAAGTACCAATGCCGGTGGAATGAGAGCAGTAAAATATGGAGTAACTCGTGATTATGTCCGTGGTCTAGAAGTGGTTCTACCAAATGGTGACATAATGGAGATGGGTGGTAAAGTAGTAAAAAACTCTGCAGGATACAGTCTTAAAGATTTAGTTATAGGCTCAGAGGGAACTCTTGGAATTATAACTAAGGCAGTGCTGAAACTTTTACCTCTACCAAAGTATTCTATAAGTCTTTTGATACCATTTGAAAATATAGACAATGCAATAGATGCAGTTCCTACAATAATAAGATCAAAGGCTATTCCGACAGCTGTTGAGTTTATGCAAAAGGAAGTTATCTATTCAGCAGAGGAATTCCTTGGAAAGACATTTCCAGACAAATCAAGTGATGCCTACCTTCTTTTGACATTTGACGGAAATTCTAAAGAGCAGGTGGAAAAAGATTATGAAGTGGTGGCAGATCTATGTCTAGAAATAGGAGCTACTGATGTTTATATTGTGGATACAGAAGAGAGAAAAGAGAGTGTTTGGTCTGCAAGAGGTGCTTTCTTAGAAGCAATAAAAGCATCTACTGATGAGATGGATGAATGTGATGTAGTTGTTCCTAGAAACTGTGTTTCAGAATTTATAAAATACACAAAGGAACTAGAAAAAGAATTTGATATAAGAATCCCAAGCTTTGGGCATGCTGGGGATGGAAACCTGCACATATATATATGCAGAGACGGTTTAGAGCAAGAAAAGTGGGATGAGAAATTGAACGCGGTATTTAAGAAAATGTATACAAGATCTGAAGAGCTAGGCGGATTAGTGTCTGGTGAGCACGGTATAGGATATGCAAAAAAGAGTTACATGTTTGATCAGTACTGCGAAAATAACATTGCGATAATGAGAGGAATAAAGCAAGTGTTTGATCCTAAAAATATCCTTAATCCAGGAAAAGTCTGTCAATAA
- a CDS encoding electron transfer flavoprotein subunit alpha/FixB family protein: MGQLYINHDKIDHKLMRELIELCPFNAIEEANGKLDINAGCKMCRLCVKQGKGAIELLEDTEIEKIDKELWKGLTVYVDHFANEIHPVTLELIGKAKELAKVTKHPVQAIIMGYNVKPLAEELLHYGVDEVHLYEDEELEHFKIENYTGIFESYIDEIKPSSVLVGATTLGRSLAPRVAARFRTGLTADCTILEMKENSDLVQIRPAFGGNIMAQIVTENHRPQFCTVRNKIFDAPVRSETQSGEIISHDVDKSKLISKINVRNIFKKEKESCISDAEVIVAVGRALKKESDMEMMQEFADLLGGRLACTRPLIESGWMDCKTQIGLSGRTVKPKIIFACGIHGAVQFTAGMENSDTIVAINTDENAPIFNVAHWGVVGDMYQIIPELMEKIKTGRDIISAGKE; encoded by the coding sequence ATGGGACAATTATACATAAATCACGATAAGATAGATCACAAACTTATGAGAGAATTGATAGAGCTATGCCCCTTTAATGCTATAGAGGAAGCCAACGGGAAACTAGATATCAACGCCGGATGTAAAATGTGCAGACTTTGTGTTAAGCAGGGAAAGGGAGCAATAGAGCTACTTGAGGATACAGAAATTGAAAAAATTGATAAAGAGCTTTGGAAGGGATTAACAGTATATGTTGACCATTTTGCAAATGAGATACATCCTGTAACTCTTGAGCTTATAGGAAAGGCCAAAGAATTAGCTAAGGTGACAAAACATCCTGTACAGGCAATAATAATGGGTTACAATGTAAAACCTTTGGCTGAAGAACTGCTGCACTATGGGGTAGACGAAGTTCATCTGTATGAAGACGAGGAACTAGAGCATTTCAAGATAGAAAATTACACAGGGATATTTGAATCATACATTGATGAGATAAAGCCGTCTTCTGTACTTGTAGGAGCCACAACTTTAGGTAGATCTTTAGCTCCTAGAGTAGCAGCTAGATTTCGTACCGGACTTACTGCAGACTGTACAATACTTGAGATGAAAGAAAACAGTGACTTGGTTCAGATAAGACCTGCCTTCGGTGGAAATATAATGGCCCAGATAGTAACTGAGAATCACAGACCTCAGTTCTGTACTGTAAGAAACAAAATATTTGATGCACCAGTAAGAAGTGAAACTCAGTCAGGTGAAATAATAAGCCATGATGTAGATAAAAGTAAACTTATCTCAAAGATAAATGTTAGAAATATATTTAAAAAGGAAAAAGAAAGCTGCATATCTGATGCTGAAGTTATAGTTGCAGTAGGAAGAGCCTTAAAAAAGGAATCAGATATGGAGATGATGCAGGAATTTGCAGATCTTTTAGGAGGAAGGTTAGCGTGTACAAGACCTCTTATTGAGAGTGGATGGATGGACTGCAAGACTCAGATAGGACTTAGTGGAAGAACTGTAAAGCCGAAAATAATCTTTGCATGTGGAATCCACGGAGCGGTTCAGTTTACTGCGGGAATGGAAAACTCAGATACAATAGTGGCTATAAATACAGATGAAAATGCCCCTATATTTAATGTGGCTCACTGGGGTGTAGTAGGTGATATGTACCAGATAATACCAGAACTTATGGAAAAAATAAAAACTGGAAGAGATATAATCTCTGCTGGGAAGGAGTAG
- a CDS encoding electron transfer flavoprotein subunit beta/FixA family protein gives MKIAVCVKQVPGNSDVQVDPDTGVLLRDGVDSKVNPYDLYALETALKIKEENNSEIGIISMGPPQAKEVIRESFMMGADEGILLSDRRFAGADVLATSYTLAQGIKALGNIDLIICGKQTTDGDTAQVGPEMAEYLAIPHIANVSRLLEIGKEYITVEADMGDTIEVQDIPYPCLITVEKGIYTPRLPSYKRKFTAMQKDIKVMSLDDLPDKKEYMYGLKGSPTQVERIFNPEKAEDRETITGSSVEIVEELYKRMKENKFA, from the coding sequence ATGAAAATTGCTGTTTGTGTAAAACAAGTACCAGGTAATAGTGATGTACAGGTAGATCCAGATACTGGTGTACTTTTAAGAGATGGTGTGGATTCAAAGGTTAACCCTTATGATCTTTATGCACTAGAAACTGCCCTTAAAATTAAAGAAGAGAATAACTCAGAGATAGGGATAATCTCTATGGGACCTCCTCAGGCAAAAGAGGTAATAAGAGAGTCTTTTATGATGGGAGCAGATGAAGGAATACTTTTATCAGACAGAAGATTTGCAGGGGCAGACGTTCTAGCTACCTCTTATACCCTGGCACAAGGGATAAAAGCCCTTGGAAATATTGACCTCATTATATGCGGAAAGCAGACTACAGATGGAGATACAGCTCAGGTAGGTCCTGAAATGGCTGAATATCTTGCAATTCCACATATAGCCAATGTAAGCAGATTGCTAGAGATAGGAAAAGAATATATAACAGTAGAGGCCGACATGGGTGACACTATAGAGGTACAGGATATACCTTATCCGTGTCTTATCACGGTGGAAAAAGGAATATACACTCCTAGACTTCCATCGTACAAAAGAAAATTTACTGCAATGCAAAAAGATATAAAAGTAATGTCTCTAGACGACCTTCCAGACAAAAAAGAATATATGTATGGATTAAAAGGATCGCCAACTCAGGTAGAAAGAATATTCAATCCAGAAAAAGCAGAAGACAGAGAAACAATAACAGGAAGTTCAGTTGAAATAGTTGAGGAATTATATAAAAGAATGAAAGAAAATAAATTTGCTTAG
- a CDS encoding FadR/GntR family transcriptional regulator has protein sequence MIKKYDIVVEYIKNGIKKGNIKYGDKLLPERVLAEKLHIGRSTVREGIKVLEIMGLVESRRGGGNYITNNFEKMLYNPITLMFSLQNGSYSDVHELRKMLEESTIELCVDRITDEEIKVMEEVHQRLLESTDEAQMSLVDLEFHSIIAKASKNPLIISILNSVSDILENSVKTSRQRVIEKFGKKTIDSDHQAIVDALKERNLEKARKAIREHFDHIEKTII, from the coding sequence ATGATAAAAAAATACGATATAGTTGTCGAATATATAAAAAATGGAATTAAAAAAGGGAATATCAAATACGGGGACAAATTACTCCCTGAAAGAGTTCTTGCTGAAAAGCTACATATTGGCCGTTCTACTGTTAGAGAGGGAATAAAAGTTTTAGAAATAATGGGACTTGTAGAAAGTAGAAGAGGAGGAGGCAATTATATTACAAATAATTTTGAAAAAATGCTTTATAATCCTATAACCCTAATGTTTTCTCTTCAAAATGGTTCTTATAGTGATGTGCATGAGCTGAGAAAAATGCTCGAAGAATCAACTATAGAGCTGTGTGTAGATAGAATAACAGATGAGGAGATAAAGGTTATGGAAGAAGTTCATCAGAGACTTTTAGAGAGCACAGATGAGGCACAAATGAGTCTTGTAGACTTGGAGTTTCATTCAATTATAGCAAAAGCTTCTAAAAATCCCCTTATAATATCCATATTAAACTCTGTTTCTGATATTTTGGAAAATTCTGTAAAAACATCTAGGCAGAGGGTTATAGAAAAGTTTGGAAAGAAAACAATTGACAGTGATCATCAGGCCATTGTAGACGCTTTAAAAGAAAGGAATTTAGAAAAAGCTAGAAAAGCAATAAGAGAACACTTTGATCACATAGAGAAAACTATAATTTAA
- a CDS encoding IS3 family transposase (programmed frameshift) has protein sequence MVKKTKARRSFNYEFKTQIVQLHLNGKRKCEIIREYDLSPSVLNSWIRQFENTGSFKKEDNIDPLEKELRDLRKRNKQLEMENDILKQAGADIRTKVNVIKANSHKYSVSAMCRVLKISKSTYYYKAKKKKNFSLLAKLIKNIFDNSKGNYGTRRIKVELYKLGHRVSRRRIARIMRLQGLVSKYTVAKFKPQKGNVNEEKADNLVERKFNDQDHLQVVVSDLTYVRVGNAWNYICVLIDLFNREIIGYSAGRKKDAALVAKAFSTVKGNLKKIKIFHTDRGNEFKNQLIEKTLDTFNIKRSLSMKGTPYDNAVAEATFKTMKIEFVKGKCFDSLEELRYELLDYVNWFNNHRLHSSLGYQTPGEYKMNNLKKVV, from the exons ATGGTTAAGAAAACTAAAGCAAGACGTAGCTTTAATTATGAATTCAAAACCCAAATCGTTCAACTTCATCTCAATGGTAAAAGAAAATGTGAAATTATTAGAGAGTACGATCTTTCTCCCTCAGTACTCAATTCCTGGATTAGACAGTTTGAAAATACAGGGTCTTTCAAAAAAGAAGATAATATCGACCCTTTAGAAAAAGAACTCCGAGATTTAAGAAAGAGAAATAAGCAACTTGAAATGGAAAATGATATTTTAAAGCAGGCGG GCGCTGATATTAGGACAAAAGTAAATGTGATAAAAGCTAATTCCCACAAATACTCTGTATCAGCAATGTGCCGTGTCCTAAAAATTTCAAAAAGCACATATTATTACAAGGCTAAAAAGAAAAAAAACTTCTCTCTTCTGGCCAAGCTTATCAAAAATATTTTTGATAATAGCAAAGGAAATTACGGAACCAGAAGAATAAAGGTCGAGCTCTATAAGCTAGGACATAGAGTTTCTAGAAGAAGGATAGCTCGTATTATGCGATTACAGGGACTGGTTTCAAAATATACTGTAGCTAAATTTAAACCTCAAAAGGGTAACGTTAATGAAGAAAAGGCCGACAATTTAGTTGAGCGTAAATTTAATGATCAAGATCATCTTCAAGTTGTGGTAAGCGATTTAACCTATGTTAGAGTTGGAAACGCCTGGAACTATATTTGTGTCTTGATAGATCTTTTTAACAGAGAAATAATAGGCTATAGCGCAGGAAGAAAAAAGGATGCCGCTCTTGTGGCAAAAGCTTTTTCAACAGTGAAGGGAAATCTTAAAAAAATTAAAATTTTTCATACAGACAGAGGTAATGAATTTAAAAATCAATTGATAGAAAAAACGCTGGATACTTTTAATATCAAGCGTTCTTTAAGTATGAAAGGGACTCCATATGATAATGCGGTGGCAGAAGCCACTTTTAAAACTATGAAAATAGAGTTTGTTAAAGGGAAGTGTTTTGATTCTCTGGAAGAATTGAGGTATGAGCTATTGGATTATGTGAACTGGTTTAATAACCACAGACTACATTCTTCCTTAGGGTATCAAACCCCGGGGGAATACAAGATGAATAACCTTAAAAAAGTTGTCTAA
- a CDS encoding metal-dependent hydrolase, which translates to MKLKFLGHSCFYLEEGSFKAIIDPFITGNPQSPISSHEVGELTHIFVTHGHGDHLGDAVPLAKATGATIITNHEIGAYLGKFDVQVHTMHIGGRVKMDFGTVKMTPALHGSGITTEDGMVCGGNPGGFVIEVANKKIYHAGDTGLTMDMKLLEEENIDIALVPIGGNFTMDVKDAVRAVKFIKPKVAIPMHYKTFPVINSDPYEFREAVKDCDVVILNPGDEYNY; encoded by the coding sequence ATGAAATTGAAATTTTTAGGACATTCATGTTTTTATTTAGAAGAGGGATCTTTTAAGGCCATTATAGATCCTTTTATCACAGGAAATCCACAGTCTCCAATAAGTTCACATGAAGTTGGAGAGCTCACTCATATATTTGTGACCCACGGACACGGAGATCATCTCGGAGATGCTGTACCCCTAGCCAAAGCTACAGGGGCGACTATAATAACCAACCACGAGATAGGGGCTTACCTTGGGAAATTTGACGTACAGGTACATACTATGCACATAGGTGGAAGGGTGAAGATGGACTTTGGGACGGTGAAGATGACTCCTGCTCTTCACGGATCTGGAATAACTACCGAAGATGGAATGGTCTGTGGAGGGAACCCAGGTGGATTTGTGATAGAGGTGGCTAATAAAAAGATATATCATGCAGGGGACACCGGCCTTACCATGGATATGAAACTTCTTGAAGAAGAGAATATTGATATTGCCCTTGTTCCTATAGGGGGGAATTTTACTATGGATGTAAAAGATGCAGTTAGAGCAGTAAAATTTATAAAGCCTAAAGTTGCTATTCCTATGCATTATAAGACATTTCCAGTTATAAATAGTGACCCTTATGAGTTTAGGGAGGCTGTGAAAGATTGCGATGTAGTAATACTAAATCCTGGAGATGAGTATAACTACTAA